One segment of Alnus glutinosa chromosome 2, dhAlnGlut1.1, whole genome shotgun sequence DNA contains the following:
- the LOC133861463 gene encoding pectinesterase inhibitor 4-like — protein MPGNTIISPISYQVLTNILLTLLFVSTLHTATAATTSSSQTYRTYVKTACNSTSYPQFCYNSLFPYASEIERSSRKLCKTALSVTIKAANKASSEVPKLLKLRKLTRFEAALITDCVTNIKDSIDELKQSLHAMGHLNGSDKEFQMSNIKTWVSAALTDENTCMDGFDEGQKVSATVKKKIRNSILKIAILTSNALSLIDNLKY, from the coding sequence atgccagGCAACACTATTATAAGCCCAATTTCATACCAGGTTCTCACCAATATTCTTCTCACTCTTCTATTCGTCTCAACGCTTCACACAGCCACAGCCGCCACCACTTCTTCTAGCCAAACCTACAGAACATATGTCAAAACAGCATGCAATTCAACCTCGTACCCACAATTCTGCTACAATTCCCTCTTCCCCTACGCCTCTGAAATCGAACGAAGTTCTCGGAAGCTTTGCAAAACCGCCCTCTCCGTAACCATAAAAGCCGCAAACAAAGCATCCTCCGAAGTCCCAAAGCTATTGAAACTGAGGAAATTAACTCGTTTTGAAGCTGCGCTCATTACGGACTGCGTCACGAACATCAAAGACTCTATTGACGAGCTTAAGCAATCTCTGCATGCCATGGGCCATTTAAACGGTTCGGATAAGGAATTCCAGATGAgcaacatcaaaacatgggtGAGTGCCGCCTTAACGGATGAGAATACATGCATGGATGGGTTTGATGAAGGCCAGAAGGTAAGCGcgacagtgaagaagaagatcaggaatagtattttgaaaattgccATTCTGACTAGCAATGCTTTGTCGCTCATCGACAACCTCAAGTACTAG
- the LOC133860151 gene encoding pectinesterase inhibitor 4-like — MAGNQVLVLILLTLLPISTPHTALAATSSSQITTYTQYIKTGCNSTLYPQLCYKSLSPYASEIKGNPQELCKTALSIALQAARNASSTVSNLGQQKTLTPYEASVIKDCVVNIKDSIDELKQSLQAMDRLSGSDKEFQLSNIKTWVSAALTDENTCNDGLDEGGQKISAAVKNKIRNSILIVARLTSNALALINNLKI, encoded by the coding sequence atggcAGGCAACCAGGTTCTGGTACTGATTCTTCTCACTCTTCTACCCATCTCAACGCCTCACACAGCCTTAGCCGCGACTTCTTCTAGCCAAATAACGACCTACACACAATATATCAAAACAGGTTGCAATTCAACCCTATATCCACAATTATGCTACAAGTCCCTCTCCCCATATGCCTCCGAAATCAAAGGAAATCCCCAAGAACTTTGCAAAACCGCCCTCTCCATAGCCCTACAGGCAGCAAGAAATGCATCCTCCACGGTGTCAAACTTGGGGCAACAGAAGACATTAACGCCTTATGAAGCTTCAGTTATTAAGGACTGCGTCGTGAACATCAAAGACTCCATTGATGAGCTCAAGCAATCTCTGCAAGCTATGGACCGTTTAAGTGGTTCGGACAAGGAATTCCAGTTGAGCAACATAAAAACATGGGTTAGTGCCGCCTTGACGGATGAGAATACATGCAACGATGGGCTTGACGAAGGCGGCCAGAAGATAAGCGCGGCAGTGAAGAATAAGATCAGGAATAGTATATTGATAGTTGCCAGGCTGACTAGTAATGCTTTGGCTCTCATCAACAACCTCAAAATCTAG
- the LOC133859383 gene encoding pectinesterase inhibitor 4-like: MEGKSTLRNPLAYQVLVILLTLLPISTPPTALAATSSSQITYTQYIKTACNSTLYPQLCYKSLSPYASKIKGNPQRLCKTALSIALQAARNASSTVSNVQKQKTLTRYEASVIKDCVVNIKDSIDELKQSLKAMPLLSGSDKEFQMSNIKTWVSAALTDDNTCMDELDGGQKISAAVKNKIRNSVLIVARLTSNALALINKLKI, encoded by the coding sequence atggaaGGCAAGAGTACTCTTAGAAATCCACTTGCATACCAGGTTCTCGTGATTCTTCTCACTCTTCTACCCATCTCAACGCCGCCCACAGCCTTAGCGGCGACTTCTTCTAGCCAAATAACCTACACACAATATATCAAAACAGCTTGCAATTCAACCCTGTATCCACAGTTATGCTACAAGTCCCTCTCCCCATATGCCTCCAAAATCAAAGGAAATCCCCAAAGACTTTGCAAAACCGCCCTCTCCATAGCCCTACAAGCAGCAAGAAATGCATCCTCCACGGTGTCAAACGTGCAGAAACAGAAGACATTAACGCGTTATGAAGCTTCAGTTATTAAGGACTGCGTCGTGAACATCAAAGACTCTATCGATGAGCTCAAGCAGTCTCTGAAAGCTATGCCCCTTTTAAGCGGTTCGGACAAGGAATTCCAGATGAGCAACATAAAAACATGGGTTAGTGCCGCGTTGACGGATGACAATACGTGCATGGATGAGCTTGACGGAGGCCAGAAGATAAGCGCGGCAGTGAAGAATAAGATCAGAAATAGTGTATTGATAGTTGCCAGGCTGACTAGTAATGCTTTGGCTCTCATCAACAAACTCAAAATCTAG